From Brassica napus cultivar Da-Ae unplaced genomic scaffold, Da-Ae ScsIHWf_1695;HRSCAF=2321, whole genome shotgun sequence, one genomic window encodes:
- the LOC125598307 gene encoding probable protein phosphatase 2C 25, with amino-acid sequence MSCSVAVCSSPVFSPSSSLFCNKASILSSPQETISLTLSHLKPSASSPSSPSAAAAASPKSPFRLRFQKPPTGFAPAPLVLGGSDSISAASCTGPSALKRKRPTRLDIPIGTAGFASPASEESRQVEREGDGYSVYCKRGRREAMEDRFSALTNLRGDRKQAMFGVYDGHGGVKAAEFAAKNLDKNVLEEVSGKCDESEIADAVKRGYLTTDAAFLEEKDVRGGSCCVTALVRDRNLVVSNAGDCRAVMSVGGVAEALSSDHRPSRDDERERIETTGGYVDTFNGVWRIQGSLAVSRGIGDAHLKRWVIAEPETKMLRIDQDHEFLILASDGLWDKVSNQEAVDIARPFCVGTEMKPLLLACKKLVELSASRGSSDDISVMLIPLRQFI; translated from the exons ATGTCTTGTTCCGTCGCTGTCTGCAGCTCTCCGGTGTTCTCCCCGTCGTCTTCTCTCTTCTGCAACAAAGCTTCTATACTCTCTTCGCCTCAAGAAAccatctctctcactctctctcatCTCAAACCCTCCGCttcctctccctcctctccttccgccgccgccgccgcttCCCCTAAATCTCCGTTCCGTCTCCGTTTCCAGAAACCGCCGACCGGATTCGCTCCTGCGCCGTTAGTGCTAGGAGGATCCGACTCTATCTCCGCCGCCTCCTGCACTGGTCCTTCCGCCTTGAAGAGGAAACGGCCGACGAGGCTTGATATACCGATTGGCACCGCCGGTTTCGCATCTCCGGCGTCGGAGGAGAGTAGACAGGTGGAGAGGGAAGGCGATGGTTACTCTGTTTACTGCAAAAGAGGAAGGAGAGAAGCTATGGAGGATCGCTTCTCCGCGTTAACCAATCTTCGAGGAGATCGCAAGCAGGCGATGTTCGGAGTTTACGATGGTCACGGAGGAGTGAAGGCGGCTGAGTTTGCGGCCAAGAACTTAGATAAGAACGTTTTGGAAGAGGTGAGTGGTAAGTGCGACGAGTCTGAGATAGCAGACGCGGTGAAACGCGGTTATTTAACCACAGACGCTGCGTTTCTTGAAGAGAAAGACGTTAGAGGCGGTTCCTGCTGCGTCACGGCTTTGGTCAGAGACAGGAACCTCGTTGTGTCCAACGCCGGTGATTGCCGCGCCGTCATGAGCGTAGGTGGCGTCGCGGAGGCTCTCTCTTCCGACCACAGGCCGTCTAGAGACGATGAACGGGAAAGAATTGAAACCACG GGTGGATATGTGGATACGTTTAACGGTGTTTGGAGGATTCAAGGTTCTTTAGCTGTATCAAGAGGGATCGGCGATGCTCATCTCAAGAGATGGGTTATAGCCGAACCAGAGACTAAGATGTTGAGAATTGATCAGGACCACGAGTTCTTGATCTTGGCATCGGACGGTCTATGGGACAAAGTGAGTAACCAAGAAGCAGTAGACATTGCTCGTCCCTTCTGTGTAGGAACCGAGATGAAGCCGTTGTTGTTAGCATGTAAGAAGCTGGTCGAACTATCGGCTTCACGAGGCTCATCGGATGATATTAGTGTGATGTTGATCCCTTTGCGTCAGTTTATCTAG
- the LOC125598308 gene encoding protein trichome birefringence-like 45, whose translation MSHLQCLTFLFLFLLLQNATSASPLPLRRRPVHNNSTHSNFAKHPRRRVVFPVNRSSCDLFAGEWVRDATYPLYRVEECGRGMIDPGFDCQTYGRPDSDYLKFRWKPFNCDVPRFNGVKFLQKMRNKTVMFVGDSLGRNQWESLMCMISSSAPFISTNLIHEDPLSTFKILDYNVKVSFYRAPYLVDIDKIHGKTTLKLDEISVDASDAWRTADVLLFNTGHWWSHTGSLRGWEQMETGGRYYGDMDRLVALRKGLRTWSNWVLRYINSPLTRVFFLSVSPTHYNPNEWTSRAKASTIAQGGKSCYGQTTPYSGTTYPTSSYVNQKKVIDEVVKEMDSHVSLMDITMLSALRIDGHPSIYSGDLNPSLKRFPDRSSDCSHWCLPGLPDTWNQLFYAALMF comes from the exons ATGTCGCATCTTCAGTGTCTCACtttcctcttcttgtttcttttacTCCAAAACGCCACGTCAGCTTCACCCCTCCCTCTCCGCCGGAGACCGGTTCACAACAACAGCACTCACAGCAACTTCGCTAAGCATCCACGACGTAGAGTGGTTTTTCCGGTGAACCGGAGTAGCTGCGACCTCTTCGCTGGCGAGTGGGTGCGGGACGCGACATACCCACTTTACCGGGTGGAGGAATGCGGCAGAGGAATGATAGATCCGGGATTTGATTGTCAGACTTACGGCAGACCTGACTCCGACTATCTTAAGTTCCGGTGGAAACCTTTCAATTGCGACGTCCCAAG GTTCAATGGGGTGAAGTTTCTACAGAAGATGAGAAACAAAACAGTGATGTTTGTTGGTGATTCGTTGGGTAGAAACCAATGGGAGTCGTTGATGTGTATGATATCTTCATCAGCACCGTTCATTAGTACAAATCTTATTCATGAAGATCCTCTCTCTACCTTCAAGATCCTT GATTACAACGTTAAAGTGTCATTCTATAGAGCTCCTTATCTTGTAGACATAGACAAAATTCACGGAAAGACAACTCTTAAACTTGACGAAATCTCTGTCGATGCATCGGACGCTTGGAGAACAGCCGACGTTCTGCTGTTCAACACTGGTCATTGGTGGAGCCACACAGGGTCTCTACGAGG GTGGGAGCAGATGGAGACAGGAGGGAGATATTACGGCGACATGGATAGGTTGGTGGCACTAAGAAAAGGACTAAGAACATGGTCTAATTGGGTCCTTCGTTATATCAACTCCCCTCTCACTAGAGTTTTCTTCCTCTCCGTCTCACCCACACACTACAA TCCAAATGAGTGGACTTCAAGGGCAAAAGCTTCAACGATAGCTCAAGGAGGAAAAAGCTGCTACGGCCAAACGACACCGTATAGTGGAACAACGTACCCAACAAGTTCATATGTGAACCAGAAGAAAGTAATTGATGAAGTGGTGAAAGAGATGGATTCCCATGTCTCATTGATGGATATAACTATGCTCTCTGCTCTTCGAATAGACGGTCATCCTTCAATCTACAGTGGCGATCTCAATCCTTCTCTAAAGAGATTTCCTGACCGTTCATCGGATTGTAGCCATTGGTGTCTTCCTGGTCTCCCCGATACTTGGAACCAACTGTTCTATGCTGCTTTGATGTTTTAA
- the LOC125598303 gene encoding mitogen-activated protein kinase kinase kinase 20-like encodes MEKQSTSSSSSSSSSWIRGSCIGRGCFGTVSKAVSKIDGGVFAVKSVDLATCLPSQSESLENEIAILGSLKTHPHIVRFLGDDVSNEGTTSFRNLHLEYLPEGDVANGGKIVNEETVGRYVWCLVSALGHIHANGIVHCDVKSKNVLVANGGSSVKLADFGSAMELEKPTAEKIAPRGSPLWMAPEVVSREYQGPESDVWSLGCTVIEMLTGKPAWEDHGFDSLSRIGFSNELPFIPAGVSELCRDFLDKCLRRDRSQRWSCDQLLEHPFLCQDHHHSLFTTESSPRCVLDWVNSEFEEEEEIDELRVESMVSAMARISKLATIGGEAIWESNGWTEVRGNASEESGAQWEYLSSLRVESELNMSPESTESGTRTVNEDSELTSVITCEILLLMVLLVVENIQIYATFYTDVFIRTLYSCYHHQNNNKTKLRKNLSFVLSLNFLFGIACDSDRSIYLIKTLLRGAMSVLTLNCYFLLLITLTCTTQSWFGSFLTKYFL; translated from the coding sequence ATGGAGAAACAGAgcacttcttcttcatcatcatcatcttcttcttggatTCGAGGTTCTTGTATTGGAAGAGGATGTTTTGGAACCGTAAGCAAAGCCGTGAGCAAAATCGACGGTGGAGTTTTCGCCGTGAAGTCAGTAGATCTCGCCACGTGTCTCCCTTCTCAATCCGAGTCGCTGGAGAACGAAATCGCGATCCTCGGCTCTCTCAAGACTCACCCGCATATCGTGAGGTTCCTCGGCGATGACGTGTCTAACGAAGGAACGACGTCGTTTAGGAATCTCCACTTGGAGTATTTACCCGAAGGTGACGTGGCTAACGGTGGTAAAATCGTTAACGAGGAAACAGTCGGGCGTTACGTTTGGTGTCTCGTCTCTGCTCTCGGTCACATTCACGCTAACGGAATCGTTCACTGCGACGTGAAGTCGAAGAACGTTCTCGTCGCTAACGGCGGAAGCTCCGTTAAGCTGGCGGACTTCGGCTCGGCGATGGAGTTGGAGAAACCGACGGCGGAGAAGATTGCGCCGCGTGGAAGTCCGCTCTGGATGGCTCCGGAGGTGGTGAGCAGAGAGTATCAAGGACCGGAGAGTGACGTTTGGTCTCTTGGCTGTACGGTCATCGAGATGCTCACCGGAAAGCCAGCGTGGGAAGATCACGGTTTCGACTCGCTGAGTCGAATCGGGTTTTCAAACGAGTTGCCGTTTATTCCGGCGGGTGTTTCGGAGCTCTGTCGCGACTTCTTGGACAAATGCTTGAGGCGAGACAGGAGTCAGAGATGGAGTTGCGATCAGCTTCTCGAGCATCCGTTTCTATGTCAAGACCATCATCACTCCTTGTTCACTACCGAGTCGTCTCCGCGTTGCGTATTGGACTGGGTCAACTCGGAGttcgaggaggaggaagagatcGATGAGTTGAGAGTTGAATCTATGGTCTCAGCGATGGCAAGGATAAGTAAACTAGCGACGATCGGAGGAGAGGCAATTTGGGAATCTAATGGTTGGACTGAGGTTAGAGGCAATGCTTCCGAAGAGTCAGGGGCACAATGGGAATATTTGAGTTCATTAAGGGTAGAATCGGAATTAAATATGTCACCGGAGTCTACCGAGTCGGGTACACGGACGGTGAATGAAGACTCGGAGTTGACGTCGGTGATAACGTGTGAAATATTGTTGTTGATGGTGTTATTGGTGGTAGAGAATATTCAGATATATGCCACGTTTTACACCGATGTTTTTATTCGTACTCTGTATAGTTGTTATCatcatcaaaataataataagacgaAGTTGCGCAAAAATCTATCGTTCGTTCTCAGCCTTAACTTTTTGTTCGGTATTGCATGTGATTCGGATCGGTCTATCTATCTCATAAAAACTCTTTTACGTGGTGCGATGAGTGTCCTAACTCTCAACTGTTACTTCCTTTTGTTGATAACTCTCACTTGCACAACTCAATCTTGGTTTGGTAGCTTCTTgaccaaatattttttatag